A single genomic interval of Microbacterium sp. BLY harbors:
- a CDS encoding cation acetate symporter, which produces MNAVLDLVGVALVVIATLLIGVYGLRVSRTTSDFFVASRTVRPVWNASAISGEYLSAGTFLGLSGLVLLDGARGFWFPIGYAAGYLLVLVFVAAPLRRSGAYTIPDFVEARLDSTAARRVTSLAVLIIGWLYIVPQLHGAGITLVVVAGLPEWVGAVTIAVLVAAAVAAGGMRAITFVQAFQYWLKLTALLVPVVCIAFALSGGPHDFDPALVFPAEAGPSGFDAYETASLLLALLLGTMGLPHVLVRFYTSPTGASARRTTVIVIAMVSAFYAVSSAMGLLARIAAPDLAQPGIADTVVLQLPSRVFPGPAGELLTALIVAGAFAAFLATSAGLVVSLAGVISQDVFSGSVRSFRLSAVLCALVPLGVALLTVPAGLVSSVGVVFVVAASTLSPVVLLGVWWRGLTARGAVAGMVSGGVATGLALLVHAAVDGVGVAAPYLAQPAAWTIPLATAVTVAVSLLDPRGPSPRTDRFLARVHTPDRA; this is translated from the coding sequence ATGAACGCCGTGCTCGACCTCGTCGGCGTCGCCCTGGTCGTCATCGCCACGCTTCTCATCGGCGTGTACGGGCTGCGGGTGTCGCGGACGACGAGCGACTTCTTCGTCGCGTCGCGGACCGTCCGCCCGGTCTGGAACGCGTCGGCGATCAGCGGCGAATACCTGTCGGCGGGCACCTTCCTCGGACTCTCCGGGCTGGTGCTGCTGGACGGTGCCCGCGGCTTCTGGTTCCCCATCGGCTACGCCGCCGGCTACCTGCTCGTCCTCGTGTTCGTCGCCGCCCCCCTGCGCCGCAGCGGGGCGTACACGATCCCGGACTTCGTCGAAGCCCGCCTCGACTCGACGGCCGCGCGCCGGGTCACGAGCCTCGCGGTGCTCATCATCGGCTGGCTCTACATCGTGCCGCAGCTGCACGGCGCGGGCATCACGCTCGTGGTGGTGGCCGGACTGCCGGAGTGGGTGGGGGCGGTGACCATCGCGGTGCTCGTGGCGGCGGCGGTCGCCGCGGGCGGCATGCGGGCGATCACCTTCGTGCAGGCATTCCAGTACTGGCTCAAGCTGACCGCGCTGCTCGTGCCGGTGGTGTGCATCGCCTTCGCGCTGAGCGGCGGCCCGCACGACTTCGATCCCGCCCTCGTCTTCCCCGCCGAGGCCGGACCGTCCGGGTTCGACGCCTACGAGACCGCGTCGCTGCTGCTCGCGCTGCTCCTCGGCACGATGGGGCTGCCGCACGTCCTGGTGCGGTTCTACACGAGCCCGACCGGAGCGTCCGCGCGGCGGACCACCGTGATCGTCATCGCCATGGTGAGCGCGTTCTACGCCGTGTCGAGCGCGATGGGGCTGCTGGCGCGGATCGCCGCCCCCGACCTCGCGCAGCCGGGGATCGCCGACACCGTGGTGCTGCAGCTCCCGTCGCGGGTGTTCCCCGGACCGGCCGGCGAGCTGCTGACGGCCCTCATCGTCGCCGGGGCCTTCGCCGCGTTCCTGGCGACCTCGGCCGGACTCGTGGTCTCGCTCGCGGGGGTCATCAGCCAGGACGTCTTCTCCGGCTCCGTGCGCTCCTTCCGGCTGTCCGCGGTGCTGTGCGCACTCGTGCCGCTGGGGGTCGCGCTCCTCACGGTTCCGGCGGGACTCGTGTCGAGCGTGGGAGTGGTGTTCGTCGTGGCGGCGTCGACGCTCTCCCCCGTGGTGCTGCTGGGCGTGTGGTGGCGAGGCCTCACCGCGCGCGGGGCGGTCGCGGGCATGGTGAGCGGCGGCGTCGCGACCGGGCTCGCCCTGCTCGTGCACGCCGCCGTGGACGGGGTCGGCGTCGCCGCTCCGTACCTCGCGCAGCCCGCCGCCTGGACGATCCCGCTCGCGACGGCGGTCACGGTCGCCGTGTCGCTGCTCGACCCTCGCGGACCCTCGCCCCGCACGGACCGCTTCCTCGC
- a CDS encoding heavy metal transporter has protein sequence MTEAPKRVRVTADAPPRRPAAATRGIALPGAPVAEADAVYARALMRSQLRLALGTVAGFVVVVVALALAIALIPEIDAVVIGGLPLSWLLQAFAFYPVILVFAVLYVRTAVRNERRYRALRDRE, from the coding sequence ATGACCGAGGCGCCGAAGCGGGTGCGGGTCACCGCCGACGCGCCGCCGCGTCGCCCGGCGGCAGCGACGCGGGGGATCGCGCTGCCCGGCGCCCCGGTCGCGGAGGCCGACGCCGTCTACGCCCGGGCGCTGATGCGCAGTCAGCTCCGCCTCGCGCTCGGCACCGTCGCCGGGTTCGTCGTGGTCGTCGTCGCCCTGGCACTCGCGATCGCGCTGATCCCCGAGATCGACGCCGTGGTCATCGGCGGGCTCCCGCTGTCGTGGCTGCTGCAGGCGTTCGCGTTCTACCCCGTCATCCTCGTCTTCGCCGTGCTCTACGTGCGCACCGCCGTCCGCAACGAGCGCCGGTACCGCGCGCTCCGGGACCGCGAATGA